From the Selenomonas sp. oral taxon 920 genome, the window TCATCGCGGACGCGATATCAGTGTCAGTCAGGCGTTTGAGGCTGCAGGTATGTTTGCGGCGGGAAAGATGGACGAGCGTGAAATGACGGCGATTGAGGAACATGCTTGCCCGAGCTGCGGCTCCTGCTCCGGTCTGTTTACAGCAAATACGATGAACTCTCTGACCGAGGTGCTCGGTATGGGGCTTCCCGGCAATGGCACGATTCCAGCTCCATACACAGGCGAGCGTCGCTTGCTGGCAAAGCATGCGGGAGCGGTTATCCTTGATCTTGTTGAAAAAAATATCTGTCCGCGTGACATCATGACGCGTGAGGCATTTGAGAATGCGATCACGGTTGATATGGGGATCGGCGGCTCGTCGAATACGGTTCTGCATCTTACGGCGATTGCACACGAGGCGGGAATCGAACTTCCACCGCCGCTGTTCGATGAGATCAGCAGACGTACACCGTATATTACGAAGCTGAGCCCAGCGGGTACGCATCATATGCAGGATTTGAATGAGGCAGGCGGCATTACTGCGGTGATGAAGGAATTGTCCAAGAAGAATCTGTTGCATCTGGATGCGCTGACCGTTACGGGAACGGTACGTGAGCGCATTGCACACGCAGAGGTTCTGGACTCTACGGTGATTCACAGTGTGGATCATCCGTATCGTCCTGAGGGGGGACTTGCCATCCTGCGCGGAAACCTTGCTCCCGACTGCGCCGTTGTCAAGGCATCGGCGGTTGCAGATGATATGCTCGTGTATCGCGGTACAGCACGGTGCTTTAACTCTGAGGAAGACGGTGTCAACGCCATTATGGAGGGAAAGATTCACGATGGGGATGTGGTTGTCATCCGCTACGAAGGACCGAAGGGCGGTCCTGGTATGCAGGAAATGCTCAATCCGACGGCGGTCATTACGGGAATGGGGCTCAGGGTTGGACTGATTACAGACGGGCGTTTCAGCGGGGCAAGTCAGGGGGCTTGTGTTGGTCATGTATCGCCGGAGGCTATGTCGGGCGGGCCGATTGCACTGATCGAAGACGGCGACATGATTACAATTGATATTCCGAATCGTAAACTTGAACTCGAAATCAGTGACGAAGAACTTGCAAAGCGACGTGCAAACTGGGTACAGCCCGAACCTAAGATCAAAACGGGCTATCTTGCCCGCTATGCGAAGCTGACAACATCTGCAAATGCAGGTGCTGTTTTGCAGTAAAACATTTTGTAGCCCACAGGAGTTTGTATTCCTGTGGGTTGTTTTTATGGACGTTATTCGCTATAATGGCGTTACATTATTTTGGGAGAGTGGGGGCTCATATCAGATGCATATTGTCCTTGTCGAGCCGGAGATTCCCGGAAATACGGGGAATATTGCACGCCTTTGTGCCGGGACAGGGATGGCGCTTCATCTCGTGCGGCCGCTCGGATTTTCAACAGACGACAGACATTTGAAGCGGGCGGGGCTGGACTACTGGCATCTCGTCAATGTGCATTATCATGATTCTTTTTCCGATGTGCAAAAGCAGTATGAGGGGCATCCATTCTACTTCTGTACGACCAAGGCAGCGCATCTCTACTCTGATATTTCTTATACACCCGATGACGTTCTTGTCTTTGGCAAGGAGACGGCGGGATTACCGGAGCCCCTGCTGGCTGCTAATGAGGCACATACCATTCGTATTCCGATGCACGAAGGGGCGCGCTCTTTGAATCTGTCCAATGCTGTTGCTGTTGTTGCATATGAAGCGCTGCGTCAGAACTATTTTGCCGATTTATGTCTTAGCGGAACGGGATGCCATGGGGGATCGGATTGTAGATGAATAAGGATTTTGTGCGTGCCTGTTACAAAGAATTCGATACTGTACGCCTTTTTGCAGATGCCCCCATGCGTTTTCATACGACGTTTCGGATTGGTGGAGCGGCCGATTTGCTCTTCTATCCTAAGAATATAGAAGAAGTGCAGAAGATTATCTGTATAGCAAGGGAGTATGACGAACAGATTACATTCCTTGGGAATGGCTCCAATATTTTGATTCGCGATGGTGGTATTCGCGGGCTGGTGATACAATTTAGTAAAAAAATGGCGTTCATTTCGCGCGAGGACACAGATCTCATTGTTGGAGCGGGGGCTCTGCTGCGGGATGTTGCTGCTTTCGCACAAAAAAGTGGACTTTCTGGTTTCGAATTTGCCTGTGGTATTCCAGGGAGCATAGGTGGGGCAATTTTTATGAATGCCGGTGCCTACGATGATGAGATGAAGTCTGTTGTCGTTTCGGTAAAAACCGTTTCCCTCAGTGGCGCTGTCCGTGAATACTCTATGGAGGAACTTGATTTCAGCTATCGTCACAGCATTTTTCAAAACTCTGCCGAGGCCATTTGTGAGACACGGCTGCATCTGCATGAAGAGGACAGTGCGTTGATCTTGGAGCGTATGGCGGATTTGAATCATCGCCGTGAAAGCAAACAGCCTCTTGCTTATCCAAGTGCAGGAAGTACGTTCAAGCGTCCATCCGGATATTTTGCCGGGACACTGATCGACCAAACGGGATTAAAAGGGCTTACCGTCGGCGGAGCACAAGTCTCGCAAAAACATGCAGGATTTGTGATCAACATCGGGAATGCTACAGCAAATGATGTACAGCAGCTGATCTCGATCGTGCAGAAGCGAGTCTATGCAAAGCATGCAGTACAACTTTTTCCGGAACTGCGCATCATCGGTGAAGCCTGAGTAAAATCACAAAGACTACTGAGGAGTATCTTTCTTCTACATGGAAAAATATACGCAGCTTACTGATTTCTCGTCAAAATATCACAATATTGTCATTGCACTCGGTATGTTTGATGGTCTGCATATTGGTCATCAGGAGATCATTCGAACTGCCGTCATGAAAGCGCAGGAAATCAATGGAACTGCGCTTGTTTTTTCATTTTCAAATCATCCTCGCTCTGTTATTGCGCCGGAATGTACGCCGCATCGTATTGGCAGCGAGGCAATACGACTCCGCATCCTAAAAAATCTCGGTGTAGATGCCTTGGTAGAAGTTCCGTTTACTGTTGCTTTTGCCGAAACAACGGCTGACGATTTCGTTCGTTTGCTACGTCAATATTTTGCACCCAAGTATATTGTTGTGGGGGAAAATTACACATTTGGACGAGGAGGCAGGGGGTCGCCAAAACTCCTGAACGAACAGGCCGAGCACTATGCTTTTCAACTCATGGTATGTTCCTCAGTCATGCGTGAGGGTGCTCCTGTGAGCAGCACACGGATCCGCGCGCTGATAGCGAAGGGGGATTTGAAACGTGTCAGGGAGTATCTGGGGTACCCATTTACGATAATCGGCACAGTGATACATGGGCAGGCGCGAGGGCATAAACTTGGATTCCCAACTGCAAACATATCCCTGCATGAGGATTACGAACGTCTGCCGAATGGTGTTTATGCAGTAACGGTTCTACATCAGAATCGTTTCTATCATGCGGTGGCAAATATAGGGAATAATCCGACCTTTGATGGATGTGACCGACGGTTGGAGGTTCACATTTTAGATTTTTCCGGAAATCTGTATGACGCAGAAATTGTGGTTACATTTTATGCGAGAATACGGGATGAGCAGAAATTTCCTTCTGTTGATGCATTGATTGCCCAAATTGATGAAGATAAGAAAACATCTGTACGATTGCTTGAGGAAAGTTTTCATTTACAAGAAAATATTTCTATGGTAATATGATGAGCGCCAACAGAACCATGACTCAGATTGCGAGTAATCCGACGCTTTCTTAGTCAGTGGTGGAACTTTTATTAGGAGGATTCAATATGCTCACACAGGAAAAGAAGCAGGAGATCATCAAGGAATACGCGGTACATGAGGGAGACACAGGGTCGCCTGAGGTGCAGATTGCCGTTCTTACGGCGCGTATTCAGTATTTGACGGAACATCTGAAAGAACATAAGAAAGATCATCACTCACGCCGTGGGCTTCTGAAGATGGTTGGTCATCGTCGTCGCCTTCTGAGCTATCTGTATCAGACAGATATTGAGCGTTATCGCTCGATCATCACGAAGCTCAATCTGCGTAAGTAATATTTCCGATACGGAGAGAAAAGAGCGGGGGATTCCCCGCCTTTTTGCTATGGGGGACAAGGATTCCAAGATATTTTGTCGAATGCTTTTGTCATATGGAACGAATAGAGATACCTAGGAGGATATTATGCAATGTTTCGAAACTGAACTAGGTGGGCGCAAGCTTATCGTAGAGCATGGAAAGATGGCAAAGCAGGCAAACGGAGCCGTATTGGTTCGCTATGGTGATACCGTTGTCCTTGTGACGGCGACTGCCTCGAGTGCGCCGCGGGAGGGCGTTGATTTCTTTCCTCTCACGGTGGACTACGAAGAAAAAATGTATGCTGCTGGGAAGATCCCTGGAGGCTTTATCAAGAGAGAAGGACGTCCGAGCAGTGATGCAGTCCTTTGCGCACGTCTGATCGACCGTCCTATTCGCCCTCTATTTCCCGATGGCTTTCGGAATGACGTTCAAATTGTGGCGACGGTCTTGTGTGTTGAACAGGATAATCCTCCGGAAATCGCTGCGATGCTTGGTGCCTCGTGTGCACTCACTGTATCCGATATTCCTTTTATGGGACCGATTGCGGGCGTTCGTGTTGGCTATGTCGATGGCGCGTTCGTTATCAATCCTACGGAACAGCAGCGTGCTGTTTCTGAGCTGAATCTCACTGTAGCTGGTTCTTATGATGCTGTGATGATGGTAGAAGCGGGCGCTAATGAACTTTCCGAAGAAGTTGTGTTGGATGCAATTCTCTTTGGTCATGCCGAAATTCGTCGTCTTGTTGAGTTTCAGCAAACGATTCAAAGTGCTTGTGGCAAGGAAAAACAGACGCCCGCCATCTATACGGTATCGGAGGAACTGGAGTCTAAGGTACGTGCATATGCGGAGGATCGTCTCGACACTGCTACGCGGAACAGTGACAAGCTCATGCGTGATGCTGATATCGCAGCGATTAAGGCGGAGACGGTCGAGCATTTCATTGAGGAGTATCCGGAAGCGGCAAAGGAAATCTCGCAGATCCTCTACAAGATCGAAAAGGGCATTGTCCGTCATATGATTACGCACGAGAAGATCCGTCCGGACGGACGTGCGCTGGACGAGGTGCGCCCTGTCAGCTGCGAGGTTGGCATCCTGCCGCGTACGCACGGCTCGGGGCTCTTCACCAGAGGACAGACGCAGGTGCTTACCGTCACGACACTTGGCTCCATTGGAGATGAGCAGATCATTGACGGTCTGGGCCCTGAGACAACGAAGCACTATCTGCATCACTATAACTTCCCAGGGTACAGCGTTGGTGAGGCACGTCCGATGCGCAGCCCTGGACGGCGTGAGATTGGGCACGGAGCACTCGCGGAGCGTGCTCTCTTTCCGATGATTCCATCGATTGAGGACTTCCCCTATACGATCCGCCTCGTCTCGGAGATCCTCGAATCGAACGGCTCGAGCTCGATGGGGAGTGTCTGCGGGAGCACGCTGTCGCTTATGTGTGCCGGTGTTCCAATCAAGCGGCCTGTGTCCGGCGTTGCGATGGGACTTGTGCGCGATGGTGATGACTACTCCATCCTGACGGATATTCAGGGGATGGAGGATGCACTCGGCGATATGGACTTCAAGGTCGCCGGAACGACCAAGGGGATTACGGCAATTCAGATGGACATCAAGATTGCCGGAATCACGCGAGATATTCTCGCATCCGCTTTGGCTCAGGCAAAGCAGGGACGCGCGTTCATCCTTGAGAAGATGCTTGCCTGCATTGACAAGCCGGCAGCAGAGCTCTCACCCTATGCACCGCGTGTGGAAGTCATTACCATTGACATTGATAAGATTCGCGATGTCATTGGAACGGGCGGCAAGGTTGTCCGTAAGATCATTGATGAAACCGGTGTGGATGTCGATATTCACGAGGATGGAAATATTTTCATCACATCTCCGAATATGGATGCGATGGATCGCGCCCGCAAGATGATCGAAGATATTGTGCGCGAGGTCGAGGTGGGAGAGGTCTATACGGGGCGTGTTACACGTTTCCTGAAGTTCGGTGCCTTCGTTGAACTTCTGCCCGGCAAGGAAGGGCTTTGCCACATCTCACAGCTCGCAAAACACCGCGTGGAAAGTGTCGAGGATGTGGTGAAGATCGGCGACCAGCTTGAGGTCAAGGTCATTGAGATTGACGAGAAGGGGCGTATCAACGTCAGCCACAAGGCTCTTCTCTGATGATTCAGGTCTACACCGGAAACGGTAAGGGAAAGACAACAGCGGCAATTGGTCTTGCCATACGTGCTCTCGGGGCAGGGCGACGTGTCTTCATGATGCAGTTTATGAAGAGTCTTGCGTATAGCGAGCAGGGCCTCTTGTGTGAACTGCCCAATATGACACTCGAAACCAGCGGAAAACCCTTCTTTATTGCAGAAGAGGGGATGATGGATGAAAAAGCGCGGGAACAGCTTGGCGATGATGTCGTCATCTTTCCAAAAGGGCATCCGCCCGCCGATTACGTTGCCTTGCTTACCGCCGGTTTCCATCGAGTGATGGATGTCATTGCCAGGCATGAGGCAGATGTCGTCATCTTGGATGAGGTTAATATTGCTCTGTCTTTTGAGCTCTTGCAGCGGGAGCAGATGGAGCAGCTTCTGCAAGTCCTGCCTGCTGAGACAGAGCTTGTTTGTACGGGGCGAAATGCCCCACAATGGTTGATGGATCGTGCAGATCTCATCACCGAAATGCGGGAGATACGGCATTATTACGAACAGGACGTTCCTGCGCGTAAGGGAATTGAAAACTGAAGGAGAGAATTTATATGGAATCAATGATTCGGGATATTGCGCTGGCACCGTCCGGTCACGCAAAGATTGATTGGGTGAAGCGTTTTATGCCGGTGATGGCAGCAGCCGACAAGGAGTATTCGGTCACAAAGCCGTTCGCCGGCATCAAGATGGTCATTACTCTGCACCTTGAGGCAAAGACGGCCTACATGGCGACGATCTTCAAGCACGCCGGCGCAGAAGTTGCCGTCACAGGGAGCAATCCGCTGTCCACACAGGATGATGTCGCGGCTGCGCTTGTCGAGGAGGGCATTCATGTCTTTGCATGGCATGGATGCACCGAGGAAGAATACGCAGTGTTCCTCAACAAGGCACTCGACATCAAACCGGATATTGTCATTGATGACGGCGGCGATCTGGTCGATATGCTCCATACAACGCGGCGTGATCTTCTTTCCGGACTCATTGGCGGCTCGGAGGAGACGACGACGGGTGTGCATCGCCTAAAGGCGTTGGAGCGTCAAGGCAAGCTTGAGTTCCCGATGATTGCGGCAAATGACGCATACTGCAAGTATCTCTTTGACAATCGCTATGGAACAGGTCAGTCCACATGGGACGGCATCATGCGCACGACGAACCTCGTTATTGCCGGCAAGACGGTTGTCATCGCTGGCTACGGTTGGTGCGGCAAGGGCGGTGCGATGCGTGCACGCGGGCTAGGTGCCAATGTCATCATTACGGAAGTAGATCCGATCAAGGCAATTGAAGCCGTTTTTGATGGCTTCTATGTCATGCCGATGGACGAGGCGGCAAAGGTAGGCGATATTTTCCTGACACTTACGGGCAATAAGGATATTCTCTGCAAACGTCACTTCGATGTGATGAAGGACGGCGCTATGATGGCGAACTCCGGACACTTCGATGTTGAGATCAACATTCCAGAGTTGACTGAGGGCTCGACATCCAATAAAGTCGTGCGCGAGAATATCAGGGAATTCGTCCAGCCGGATGGGCGCCGTCTCTATCTCCTTGCAGAAGGCCGTCTTGTCAACCTCGCGGCAGGGGATGGACATCCCGCAGAGATTATGGATCTCTCGTTTGGTGTGCAATTCTTCTCAGCACTTCACCTTGTTCGACATGGAAAAGAGATGAAGAAGGGCGTACACCTTATGCCGGATGAGATCAACGTTGAGATTGCAAATATCAAGTTGAATTCTCTTGGTGTCGCCATTGATGAACTCAGCGCGGATCAAAAAGAATACCTCGGGCTGGCATAGGAGAGACTGTATTGAATACGCTGATCAAAAATGCCACTGTCCTTTTGCCTGACGGAACAACTCCGATTGCCAACATTGCCGTTACCGATGATCGGATTGCGGCCGTGGGAGACGTTCCGGAGGATTTCCAAGCGGATAAGGTTGTTGATGGGACGCAGCATTTTGCAATTCCCGGATTTGTCAACGCGCATACACACGCGTCCATGACGCTCCTGCGCAGCTATGCGGACGATATGAAGCTGATGGATTGGCTGGAGCAGATGATTTGGCCGATCGAAGCAAAGCTGCGTTCGGATGATATCTACTGGGGTGCAATGCTTGCGGCGGTCGAAATGATCCGCAGCGGTACGACGGCGTTTGCCGATATGTACGGGCCGGATATGGAGCGCGTTGCCGAGGTCGTTGAGGTCTCAGGTCTGCGCGGTGTGCTCTCGCGTGGTCTTATCGGTGTTGCGCCTGACAGTGACAAGAAGCTGGAGGAGAATGCCGCACTCTATGAGAACTATCATGGAGCGGCACAGGGGCGCATTACCGTTATGTTTGGCCCCCATGCTCTCTATACCTGTCCGCCGGACTATCTGAAAAAGATTGCTGCTAAGGCACAGGCTCTTGGTGCTGAGGTTCATATCCATATGTCGGAGACCGTGGGTGAGATTGAGAACTGCCTGAAGGAATATGGCAAGCGGCCGTTTGCCCATGTTGCTTCGACAGGTCTGTTTGAGAATGGAACGCTTGCGGCGCACTGTGTGCATCTGGATGATGAGGATATCGATATCATCAAGAAGTACCGGATTCGTGTTGCACATAATCCCGGCAGCAATATGAAGCTCGCCAGCGGAACAGCCCCCGTACCTCGTTTGTTGGAAGAGGGCATCTGTGTCGCACTCGGTACAGATGGGGCATCGAGCAACAATAATCTGGATATGCTGGACGAAGTACAGTTAGCAGCTCTGATGCACAAGGTGCATACGCTTGATCCGCTTGCCGTTCCTGCGCTCACTGCGGTCAAGATGGGGACGGAGTACGGTGCACAGGCACTTTCCCTCCACGATGTTGGTCGTCTGCAGGCGGGGGATAAGGCGGATATCGTACTCTTCTCCATGCACGGGGCGGCATGGACGCCGTGCTACAATCCCGTGTCACTCCTTGCGTACGCTGCGAAATCCTCATCCGTTGACACGGTGATGGTGGATGGAAAGCTCCTCATGGAGAATGGTGCACTCACGACCTTGGATGAAGAACACATCCTGTTTGAAGCACAAAAAGTTGCAGATCGCCTGACAAAATAGTATACTGATGTACCGTAGACAAAGGTGATTTCATTTGCTATGCCTCCGCCCTCTTAGGGCGGGGGCATAATGTGATATGGAGGGATTGTTGTTGGGCAAGAAAAGTTCTGGCCGACGAACGTCGCGGTCTGTTTCCGCCAAACGGAAGAGTACGGCGCCGAACGGATCAGGACGGAAGTATGAACTCATTGGTCTTATCCTTCTTGCGTTTGCTCTGATTTCAGGGGTTGGGATTCTCGGACTGAATGTTGGTTTTGTCGGCTTCTTTTTCGCGGACTTCTTTCGCTATCTCTTTGGTTGGGGCGCGCCACTCGCTCTTTTGATCATCGCCCTCATAAGCCTGCAATACATCATACATCATCGTGGGCTGCTCTATACAAAAAAATTCTTTGGTGTCATCGGCTTGTTCGTTTCACTTCTTGCCGTATGGCATCACGCTGTTGTTCCTGTTGACGAGGAGATACTCCCGCAGAATCTCGCAGATGGCGGGGGATTGATCGGCGGTGGGCTTCTCTTCCTGCTTCGCACCTGCTTTGGTGTAGATGGTGCAATTATTTTGCTGAGCACCATCATTGTCGGATCGGTTCTTTTGGCTACGACATGGTCGCTTGCCTCCGGCTATATGAAAACAAAAGAACAGGCAAAAAAAGGGGCAAATGCAGCGGGAGCAGCCCTCCAAACGACACGCGAAAAGGTGAGCGTGGCGGCAGAGAAAATCGAAACGAAAACATCGGCGATTGTCCATGATACCTTGTCTGCCGTTCCGTATAATCAGGCAAACGATCCCATGTTTGTGGAGGAACACAAAGAACCTGACCATCCGGCTATGGAAGAGAACGTGGAAACACCACCGCTTGAATCGGAAGCACAATCCGTTCCCTCTGAAGAAAATGAGGTGCATGAAGCAGAGCCCGTACAGGTACATGATGCTCCTGTTTCGGCAGCAGAGCCGATTCCTATAGAAGAAGAGCAGGAGGCTCTGACGCCGATTCTCTTTGACTATGAACACGAAATAGAAACACAAGATGACGATCCTGTTATGCCTGTGGCATCGTCTCCCATCAGCATGGATGAGAGCGTGTCATTGGAGGAAGAGCATACCGACGAGGCTGCGGAGTATACGGATGTTTCCGCCATCTCTTCGGAAGGCGTGATTGTTCCATCAATTTCCCCGTCTCCCGCACCTCCGAGTGCTGTCATCGCTGATGAGACTGGTGAGCGTCCCTATGAGCTTCCCAAAGTCACACATATTCTTTCCAAACATATCAAGAAAGAGAACGATACGCTGGCACAGGAAATCAAGGAAAATGCACATGTTTTACAGCATACACTTGAGAGCTTTCATGTGAATGCAAAGGTTGTCAGTTTTTGTCATGGCCCTGCAGTAACGCGATACGACCTTGAACCTGCACCCGGGGTGAAGGTGAGCAAGATCACGAATCTTGCCGAGGACATTGCACTGCAGCTTGCGACCTCCTCGGTTCGTATTGAGCCGGTTCCGGGAAAGGCGGCCATCGGCATTGAGATCCCAAATCGCACACTGGAAAGCGTTCAGCTCCGCGAGGTTCTGGAGAATCCGAAGTTTCAGGAGGCATCGTCTAAACTTACCGTTGGTCTTGGCATGGACATCAGCGGCCAAGCTATTTTTGCGGATATCGGAAAAATGCCGCATCTCCTGGTTGCAGGTGCAACAGGCTCGGGGAAATCCGTCTGCATCAACACCTTGATTTCGAGCATCCTGTTTAAGGCAACCCCCGATGAAGTAAAGTTCATTCTGATCGATCCGAAGATGGTGGAACTCTCGAATTACAACGGGATTCCACATCTCATGGTTCCCGTTGTGACCGATCCGAAAAAAGCGTCCTCTGTCCTGAATTGGGCAGTACAGGAGATGGAAAAACGCTATTCGATCTTCGCAAATCACGGTGTTCGTGACATCAAGTCTTTCAACCGCCGGTATCCGGAGGAAAAGCTCCCGCTCATCGTCATTGTCATCGATGAGCTGGCGGATCTGATGATGGTTTCACCGAAAGATGTGGAGGATGCCATCTGTCGTATCCTGCAAAAAGCACGTGCAGCGGGCATTCACATGATCCTTGCAACGCAGCGTCCATCGGTCAATGTCATTACAGGAATTATCAAGGCGAATCTTCCGTCACGCATT encodes:
- the ilvD gene encoding dihydroxy-acid dehydratase; protein product: MRSDVVKKGATRCAHRSLFHANGYGSEDLRKPLIGVCNSFNEIIPGHFHLNTIAEAVKLGVAAAGGTPIEFPSIGVCDGIAMGHTGMKYSLASRELIADSIEAVAMASGFDGLVLIPNCDKVVPGMLMAAARLNIPAILVSGGPMLAGRHRGRDISVSQAFEAAGMFAAGKMDEREMTAIEEHACPSCGSCSGLFTANTMNSLTEVLGMGLPGNGTIPAPYTGERRLLAKHAGAVILDLVEKNICPRDIMTREAFENAITVDMGIGGSSNTVLHLTAIAHEAGIELPPPLFDEISRRTPYITKLSPAGTHHMQDLNEAGGITAVMKELSKKNLLHLDALTVTGTVRERIAHAEVLDSTVIHSVDHPYRPEGGLAILRGNLAPDCAVVKASAVADDMLVYRGTARCFNSEEDGVNAIMEGKIHDGDVVVIRYEGPKGGPGMQEMLNPTAVITGMGLRVGLITDGRFSGASQGACVGHVSPEAMSGGPIALIEDGDMITIDIPNRKLELEISDEELAKRRANWVQPEPKIKTGYLARYAKLTTSANAGAVLQ
- a CDS encoding tRNA (cytidine(34)-2'-O)-methyltransferase, coding for MHIVLVEPEIPGNTGNIARLCAGTGMALHLVRPLGFSTDDRHLKRAGLDYWHLVNVHYHDSFSDVQKQYEGHPFYFCTTKAAHLYSDISYTPDDVLVFGKETAGLPEPLLAANEAHTIRIPMHEGARSLNLSNAVAVVAYEALRQNYFADLCLSGTGCHGGSDCR
- the murB gene encoding UDP-N-acetylmuramate dehydrogenase gives rise to the protein MNKDFVRACYKEFDTVRLFADAPMRFHTTFRIGGAADLLFYPKNIEEVQKIICIAREYDEQITFLGNGSNILIRDGGIRGLVIQFSKKMAFISREDTDLIVGAGALLRDVAAFAQKSGLSGFEFACGIPGSIGGAIFMNAGAYDDEMKSVVVSVKTVSLSGAVREYSMEELDFSYRHSIFQNSAEAICETRLHLHEEDSALILERMADLNHRRESKQPLAYPSAGSTFKRPSGYFAGTLIDQTGLKGLTVGGAQVSQKHAGFVINIGNATANDVQQLISIVQKRVYAKHAVQLFPELRIIGEA
- a CDS encoding bifunctional riboflavin kinase/FAD synthetase, whose amino-acid sequence is MEKYTQLTDFSSKYHNIVIALGMFDGLHIGHQEIIRTAVMKAQEINGTALVFSFSNHPRSVIAPECTPHRIGSEAIRLRILKNLGVDALVEVPFTVAFAETTADDFVRLLRQYFAPKYIVVGENYTFGRGGRGSPKLLNEQAEHYAFQLMVCSSVMREGAPVSSTRIRALIAKGDLKRVREYLGYPFTIIGTVIHGQARGHKLGFPTANISLHEDYERLPNGVYAVTVLHQNRFYHAVANIGNNPTFDGCDRRLEVHILDFSGNLYDAEIVVTFYARIRDEQKFPSVDALIAQIDEDKKTSVRLLEESFHLQENISMVI
- the rpsO gene encoding 30S ribosomal protein S15; translated protein: MLTQEKKQEIIKEYAVHEGDTGSPEVQIAVLTARIQYLTEHLKEHKKDHHSRRGLLKMVGHRRRLLSYLYQTDIERYRSIITKLNLRK
- a CDS encoding polyribonucleotide nucleotidyltransferase, with protein sequence MQCFETELGGRKLIVEHGKMAKQANGAVLVRYGDTVVLVTATASSAPREGVDFFPLTVDYEEKMYAAGKIPGGFIKREGRPSSDAVLCARLIDRPIRPLFPDGFRNDVQIVATVLCVEQDNPPEIAAMLGASCALTVSDIPFMGPIAGVRVGYVDGAFVINPTEQQRAVSELNLTVAGSYDAVMMVEAGANELSEEVVLDAILFGHAEIRRLVEFQQTIQSACGKEKQTPAIYTVSEELESKVRAYAEDRLDTATRNSDKLMRDADIAAIKAETVEHFIEEYPEAAKEISQILYKIEKGIVRHMITHEKIRPDGRALDEVRPVSCEVGILPRTHGSGLFTRGQTQVLTVTTLGSIGDEQIIDGLGPETTKHYLHHYNFPGYSVGEARPMRSPGRREIGHGALAERALFPMIPSIEDFPYTIRLVSEILESNGSSSMGSVCGSTLSLMCAGVPIKRPVSGVAMGLVRDGDDYSILTDIQGMEDALGDMDFKVAGTTKGITAIQMDIKIAGITRDILASALAQAKQGRAFILEKMLACIDKPAAELSPYAPRVEVITIDIDKIRDVIGTGGKVVRKIIDETGVDVDIHEDGNIFITSPNMDAMDRARKMIEDIVREVEVGEVYTGRVTRFLKFGAFVELLPGKEGLCHISQLAKHRVESVEDVVKIGDQLEVKVIEIDEKGRINVSHKALL
- a CDS encoding cob(I)yrinic acid a,c-diamide adenosyltransferase, whose amino-acid sequence is MIQVYTGNGKGKTTAAIGLAIRALGAGRRVFMMQFMKSLAYSEQGLLCELPNMTLETSGKPFFIAEEGMMDEKAREQLGDDVVIFPKGHPPADYVALLTAGFHRVMDVIARHEADVVILDEVNIALSFELLQREQMEQLLQVLPAETELVCTGRNAPQWLMDRADLITEMREIRHYYEQDVPARKGIEN
- a CDS encoding adenosylhomocysteinase, with protein sequence MESMIRDIALAPSGHAKIDWVKRFMPVMAAADKEYSVTKPFAGIKMVITLHLEAKTAYMATIFKHAGAEVAVTGSNPLSTQDDVAAALVEEGIHVFAWHGCTEEEYAVFLNKALDIKPDIVIDDGGDLVDMLHTTRRDLLSGLIGGSEETTTGVHRLKALERQGKLEFPMIAANDAYCKYLFDNRYGTGQSTWDGIMRTTNLVIAGKTVVIAGYGWCGKGGAMRARGLGANVIITEVDPIKAIEAVFDGFYVMPMDEAAKVGDIFLTLTGNKDILCKRHFDVMKDGAMMANSGHFDVEINIPELTEGSTSNKVVRENIREFVQPDGRRLYLLAEGRLVNLAAGDGHPAEIMDLSFGVQFFSALHLVRHGKEMKKGVHLMPDEINVEIANIKLNSLGVAIDELSADQKEYLGLA
- a CDS encoding amidohydrolase gives rise to the protein MNTLIKNATVLLPDGTTPIANIAVTDDRIAAVGDVPEDFQADKVVDGTQHFAIPGFVNAHTHASMTLLRSYADDMKLMDWLEQMIWPIEAKLRSDDIYWGAMLAAVEMIRSGTTAFADMYGPDMERVAEVVEVSGLRGVLSRGLIGVAPDSDKKLEENAALYENYHGAAQGRITVMFGPHALYTCPPDYLKKIAAKAQALGAEVHIHMSETVGEIENCLKEYGKRPFAHVASTGLFENGTLAAHCVHLDDEDIDIIKKYRIRVAHNPGSNMKLASGTAPVPRLLEEGICVALGTDGASSNNNLDMLDEVQLAALMHKVHTLDPLAVPALTAVKMGTEYGAQALSLHDVGRLQAGDKADIVLFSMHGAAWTPCYNPVSLLAYAAKSSSVDTVMVDGKLLMENGALTTLDEEHILFEAQKVADRLTK